In the Topomyia yanbarensis strain Yona2022 chromosome 3, ASM3024719v1, whole genome shotgun sequence genome, one interval contains:
- the LOC131691168 gene encoding endocuticle structural glycoprotein SgAbd-5-like yields MKLLVAFAFVFISYHIANAQDDVQLVQFTNDNNPDGSYNFAYEQSDGQKREEAGVLKPVEGAESPAISVSGSYEFTDPNGQRFRVVYTADERGYRPTVTKL; encoded by the exons ATGAAGCTTTTG GTAGCATTCGCTTTCGTTTTTATCTCCTATCACATCGCCAACGCACAGGATGATGTCCAGCTGGTGCAGTTTACCAACGACAACAACCCCGATGGCAGCTATAACTTCGC TTACGAACAATCCGATGGCCAAAAGCGCGAAGAAGCAGGTGTCTTGAAACCGGTGGAGGGTGCCGAATCACCAGCCATTTCTGTATCAGGATCGTACGAATTCACCGATCCCAACGGGCAGCGATTCCGTGTGGTGTATACCGCTGACGAGCGCGGCTATCGACCAACAGTTACTAAGCTTTAA